A region of Denticeps clupeoides chromosome 19, fDenClu1.1, whole genome shotgun sequence DNA encodes the following proteins:
- the kctd14 gene encoding BTB/POZ domain-containing protein KCTD14 isoform X2, protein MSLPDYKSPGKQPSPAAQQHSPVVQLNVGGHIYCTTLGTLKKFPNSKLADMFNGPPKLRSDAEGRYFVDRDGTHFGQVLEYLRVQRAPTDHLQEVYREAVFYDIRPLVKLIEETPRFFGETVGRQQFLSRVPHYQENLEVIIRVARAEAIAARHSTIVVCVLRSEEDLARYNDAVSGLIAERESMVSFGPWKGTPTAVDLLDSIKMDIEAKGYKVSFQPYSVEKGFLFKSYDFFFKLTFTWW, encoded by the coding sequence CATTCACCAGTTGTGCAGCTGAACGTAGGCGGCCACATTTACTGCACGACGCTGGGCACCCTCAAGAAATTCCCCAATTCCAAGCTGGCCGACATGTTCAACGGCCCCCCCAAACTGCGGAGCGATGCGGAGGGCCGCTACTTCGTCGACCGCGATGGTACCCATTTCGGGCAGGTCCTGGAATACCTGCGCGTGCAGCGCGCCCCCACAGACCACCTGCAGGAGGTGTACCGGGAAGCCGTGTTTTACGACATCAGGCCTCTTGTGAAGCTCATCGAGGAGACGCCTCGGTTTTTCGGCGAAACGGTGGGAAGGCAGCAGTTCCTGTCCCGAGTTCCCCACTACCAGGAAAACCTGGAAGTCATCATTCGAGTGGCCCGGGCAGAGGCCATCGCAGCCCGCCACTCCACCATCGTAGTGTGCGTGCTGAGGTCCGAGGAAGACCTGGCGCGGTACAATGACGCCGTCAGCGGCCTTATCGCCGAGAGGGAGTCGATGGTGAGCTTCGGCCCGTGGAAGGGTACGCCCACGGCTGTCGACCTGCTGGATTCCATCAAAATGGACATTGAAGCCAAGGGCTACAAAGTCAGCTTCCAGCCATACAGCGTAGAGAAGGGATTCTTGTTCAAAAGCTACGACTTCTTCTTCAAACTCACCTTCACGTGGTGGTGA